In Bosea sp. (in: a-proteobacteria), one DNA window encodes the following:
- a CDS encoding DUF1214 domain-containing protein has protein sequence MRILDLAYILALGAGLGLGSAHWAVAGRPAIGRVEVGAWTAWPRSGSRAVDPYMRAYLARGVHLPLGSGEGLELIAERDDAGRALDGRCRYRLSGATPTTRGWTIGITDAEGLPFRLPLERTGFTDAEIVRPEDGGLAIVASATPEAGNWLPLPASGRFQIRLRLYDTPISSQTGETRAANLPRIARLDCR, from the coding sequence GTGCGGATTCTCGACCTCGCCTATATCCTCGCGCTCGGCGCCGGCCTCGGCCTCGGCTCGGCGCATTGGGCGGTCGCCGGGCGCCCGGCGATCGGCCGCGTCGAGGTCGGCGCCTGGACGGCCTGGCCGCGCAGCGGCAGCCGCGCGGTCGACCCTTACATGCGCGCCTATCTCGCCCGCGGCGTGCATCTGCCGCTCGGCTCCGGCGAGGGGCTGGAGCTGATCGCCGAGCGCGACGACGCGGGCCGGGCGCTGGACGGGCGCTGCCGCTACCGGCTCTCCGGCGCGACGCCGACGACGCGCGGCTGGACGATCGGCATCACCGACGCCGAGGGCCTGCCGTTCCGGCTGCCGCTGGAGCGCACGGGCTTCACCGATGCGGAGATCGTGCGCCCGGAGGATGGCGGGCTTGCCATCGTCGCCTCCGCCACGCCGGAGGCCGGCAACTGGCTGCCCCTGCCGGCGAGCGGGCGCTTCCAGATCCGCCTGCGGCTCTACGACACGCCGATCTCGAGCCAGACCGGCGAGACGCGGGCCGCCAACCTGCCGCGCATCGCGCGTCTCGATTGCCGATGA
- a CDS encoding transglycosylase domain-containing protein: MEFRKAGWRTRLKRFALAADSRLDAGLWNAGRRAGEIHERIRSAADRLTVTGAKRVAAEFASEGLNIGIVGALVMLMLALPAFQIGNEEALRNQVLAVTFLDRYGTPIGHRGARHDDSLKLEEMPDHLLKAVLATEDRRFYDHFGIDLIGTLRAVTVNARASGVVQGGSSLTQQLAKNLFLNNERSLDRKIKEAFLALWLEARLSKNEILKLYLDRAYMGGGTFGAAAAAEYYFGKSVRDVSLAEAAMLAGLFKAPTKYAPHVNLPAARARANDVLNAMVDAGFMTAGQVDSAKRNPATPIDRKRDASPDYYLDWAFDAVKELAAEGKLGPDRVLTVKTPHDSAIQARADEAIETILRQHGPAYRVKQAATAILDPDGAVRAIVGGRDYGASQFNRATAGLRQPGSSFKPFVYAAALSAGLYKPNTIVTDRPVCIGNWCPKNYGGSFSGSMPLTVALAKSINTIPVQMSIAIGKATGETHEARAAAIGRKKIVETAHAMGLTTPLTDTVSLPIGAGEVTVIDMAAGYAVLANGGRRAKPYAAIEIANSQGETIYRHDRDEPEPRQVLSTQVAQDMNFMLSKVPTEGTARRAALDGVVTAGKTGTTNGYKDAWYVGYSGNLVGAVWFGNDNSAETANMTGGSLPAMTWKEIMQFAHQGLELKPIPGVPVPEPKGVAVARAGSAPAAAGPAAGPGAGHMPRQSFEVLSTVGAMFRSVEPRRAVGRPVQVGIREISGAEPRLRRGTDG; encoded by the coding sequence ATGGAGTTCAGGAAGGCAGGCTGGAGAACGCGGCTGAAGCGCTTCGCGCTCGCCGCCGATTCACGGCTGGACGCCGGCCTGTGGAACGCCGGGCGCCGGGCCGGCGAGATCCATGAACGCATCCGCAGCGCAGCCGACCGGCTGACCGTCACCGGGGCTAAGCGCGTCGCCGCCGAATTCGCCAGCGAGGGGCTGAACATCGGCATCGTCGGCGCCCTCGTCATGCTGATGCTGGCGCTGCCGGCCTTCCAGATCGGCAACGAGGAGGCGCTGAGGAACCAGGTCCTCGCCGTCACCTTCCTCGACCGCTACGGCACGCCGATCGGCCATCGCGGCGCCCGGCACGACGACTCCCTGAAGCTCGAGGAGATGCCGGACCATCTGCTCAAGGCCGTGCTCGCCACCGAGGACCGCCGCTTCTACGACCATTTCGGCATCGACCTGATCGGCACCTTGCGGGCGGTCACGGTCAATGCGCGCGCCTCCGGCGTCGTCCAGGGCGGCTCGTCGCTGACCCAGCAGCTCGCCAAGAACCTGTTCCTCAACAACGAGCGCTCGCTCGACCGCAAGATCAAGGAAGCCTTCCTGGCGCTGTGGCTCGAAGCGCGGCTCAGCAAGAACGAGATCCTCAAGCTCTATCTCGACCGCGCCTATATGGGCGGCGGCACCTTCGGCGCGGCGGCGGCGGCGGAGTATTATTTCGGCAAGTCGGTGAGGGACGTCTCGCTCGCGGAGGCGGCCATGCTCGCCGGGCTGTTCAAGGCGCCGACGAAATACGCTCCCCATGTCAACCTGCCGGCCGCGCGTGCGCGCGCCAACGACGTGCTCAACGCCATGGTCGATGCCGGCTTCATGACGGCCGGCCAGGTCGACAGCGCCAAGCGCAACCCGGCGACGCCGATCGACCGCAAGCGCGACGCCAGCCCCGACTATTATCTCGACTGGGCCTTCGACGCGGTGAAGGAGCTCGCGGCCGAAGGCAAGCTCGGGCCCGACCGGGTGCTGACGGTGAAGACGCCGCATGATTCCGCGATCCAGGCGCGCGCCGACGAGGCGATCGAGACGATCCTGCGCCAGCACGGCCCGGCCTACCGGGTGAAGCAGGCGGCGACAGCGATCCTCGATCCCGACGGGGCGGTGCGCGCCATCGTCGGCGGGCGCGACTATGGCGCGAGCCAGTTCAACCGCGCGACGGCGGGCCTGCGCCAGCCGGGCTCCTCATTCAAGCCCTTCGTCTATGCCGCCGCGCTCTCGGCCGGGCTCTACAAGCCGAACACGATCGTCACCGACCGGCCGGTCTGCATCGGCAACTGGTGCCCGAAGAACTATGGCGGCTCGTTCTCGGGCTCGATGCCGCTGACCGTCGCGCTGGCGAAGTCGATCAACACGATCCCCGTGCAGATGTCGATCGCCATCGGCAAGGCGACCGGCGAGACGCATGAGGCGCGCGCCGCCGCGATCGGCCGCAAGAAAATCGTCGAGACGGCCCATGCCATGGGCCTGACGACGCCCTTGACCGACACCGTCTCGCTGCCGATCGGCGCGGGCGAGGTCACGGTGATCGACATGGCGGCGGGCTACGCCGTGCTCGCCAATGGCGGGCGGCGGGCGAAGCCCTATGCGGCGATCGAGATCGCCAATTCGCAGGGCGAGACGATCTACCGCCACGACCGCGACGAACCCGAGCCCCGGCAGGTGCTGAGCACGCAGGTCGCGCAGGACATGAACTTCATGCTCTCCAAGGTGCCGACCGAGGGCACGGCGCGCCGCGCCGCGCTCGACGGCGTCGTCACCGCCGGCAAGACCGGCACCACCAACGGCTACAAGGACGCCTGGTATGTCGGCTATTCCGGCAACCTCGTCGGCGCCGTCTGGTTCGGCAACGACAACTCGGCCGAGACCGCGAACATGACCGGTGGCTCGCTGCCGGCGATGACCTGGAAGGAGATCATGCAGTTCGCCCATCAGGGGCTGGAGCTGAAGCCGATCCCGGGCGTGCCGGTTCCCGAGCCGAAGGGCGTGGCGGTCGCCAGGGCCGGCAGCGCGCCCGCGGCGGCAGGCCCTGCCGCCGGGCCGGGCGCCGGCCATATGCCGCGCCAGTCCTTCGAGGTGCTCTCGACCGTGGGCGCGATGTTCCGCTCCGTCGAGCCCAGGCGCGCCGTCGGCCGCCCGGTGCAGGTCGGCATCCGCGAGATATCGGGGGCTGAGCCCCGTCTGCGCCGCGGCACGGACGGTTGA
- a CDS encoding YcgN family cysteine cluster protein, whose protein sequence is MTVKPAAAEPFWRTTPLETMTREQWESLCDGCGRCCLVKLEDEDTGRIFATDVGCRLFDAGTCRCRDYPNRSLKVPDCVTLTPHEVRTLPWLPPSCAYRLVAEGKDLPWWHPLVSGDPETVVAAGISVRGRVFANEDEMPEEEITERIVAWPLRWPRAARERDA, encoded by the coding sequence ATGACCGTGAAACCCGCAGCCGCCGAGCCCTTCTGGCGTACGACGCCGCTGGAGACGATGACGCGCGAGCAATGGGAATCCCTCTGCGACGGCTGCGGCCGCTGCTGCCTCGTCAAGCTCGAGGACGAGGATACCGGCCGCATCTTCGCGACCGATGTCGGCTGCCGCCTGTTCGATGCCGGCACCTGCCGCTGCCGCGACTACCCGAACCGTTCGCTCAAGGTGCCCGATTGCGTGACGCTGACGCCGCACGAGGTCCGCACGCTGCCCTGGCTGCCGCCGAGCTGCGCCTATCGCCTCGTCGCCGAGGGCAAGGACCTGCCCTGGTGGCATCCGCTGGTCTCAGGCGATCCGGAGACGGTGGTCGCGGCCGGCATTTCCGTGCGCGGCCGCGTCTTCGCCAACGAGGACGAGATGCCGGAGGAGGAGATCACCGAGCGCATCGTCGCCTGGCCGCTGCGCTGGCCGCGGGCGGCGCGTGAGAGGGACGCTTGA
- the ppdK gene encoding pyruvate, phosphate dikinase has protein sequence MAGGKWVYTFGDGKAEGEAGMKNLLGGKGANLAEMSNLGLPVPPGFTITTEVCTWYYDHGKEFPAELDLEVKAALAGMGRLTGKTFGDAANPLLVSVRSGARASMPGMMDTVLNLGLNDETVEAVAKASGDARFAWDSYRRFITMYSNVVLDIDHGLFEEALEDYKERKGHHLDTDLSADDWKHLVGQYKQIVRKELGSDFPQDPQKQLWGAVGAVFSSWMNARAIKYRELNAIPASWGTAVNVQSMVFGNMGDTSATGVAFTRNPSTGENALYGEFLINAQGEDVVAGIRTPQDITEAAKKEAGSDKPSMETAMPEAYAELCRIYGILEKHYRDMQDMEFTIQEGKLWMLQTRSGKRTAKAALRIAVDLASEGLISEEEAVGRVEPSALDQLLHPTIDPKAERRVLTTGLPASPGAAAGEIVFNSDDAEAAKKAGRKVILVRVETSPEDIHGMHAAEGILTTRGGMTSHAAVVARGMGKPCVSGAGQIRVDYARGTLAIGPTTLKAGDVLTIDGGNGQVLLGEVRMQKPELSGEFATLMGWADKVRRLKVRANAETPDDARTAREFGAEGIGLCRTEHMFFDESRIQSVREMILSSDDRGRRAALAKLLPMQRQDFVQLFTIMSGLPVTIRLLDPPLHEFLPHGEKEIAEVAAALGVTPDALRQRAAELHEFNPMLGFRGCRLAVAFPEIAEMQARAIFEAAVIAARETGKPVIPEVMVPLVMGKPELDLVKARIDAMASAVIAESGTKIDYQVGTMIELPRAALRAAEIAGSAEFFSFGTNDLTQTTLGISRDDASSFLGSYTAKGILEADPFVTIDQDGVGELVRLAAERGRKARANIKLGICGEHGGDPASIGFCESVGLDYVSCSPFRVPIARLAAAQAALGAIKPKDG, from the coding sequence ATGGCAGGTGGGAAGTGGGTCTATACCTTCGGCGACGGCAAGGCCGAGGGTGAGGCGGGCATGAAGAACCTGCTCGGCGGCAAGGGCGCGAACCTCGCCGAGATGAGCAATCTGGGCCTGCCCGTACCCCCCGGCTTCACCATCACCACCGAGGTCTGCACCTGGTATTACGACCACGGCAAAGAGTTCCCGGCCGAGCTCGACCTCGAGGTCAAGGCCGCGCTCGCCGGCATGGGCAGGCTGACGGGCAAGACCTTCGGCGACGCCGCCAATCCGCTGCTCGTCTCGGTGCGCTCCGGCGCACGCGCCTCGATGCCCGGCATGATGGACACCGTCCTCAATCTCGGCCTTAACGACGAGACGGTCGAGGCGGTGGCCAAGGCTTCGGGCGACGCCCGCTTCGCCTGGGACAGCTACCGCCGCTTCATCACCATGTATTCCAACGTCGTGCTCGACATCGACCACGGCCTCTTCGAGGAGGCGCTGGAGGACTACAAGGAACGCAAGGGCCACCATCTCGACACCGATCTCTCAGCCGATGACTGGAAGCATCTGGTCGGCCAGTACAAGCAGATCGTCCGGAAGGAGCTCGGCTCCGACTTCCCGCAGGATCCGCAAAAGCAGCTCTGGGGCGCGGTCGGCGCCGTCTTCTCCTCTTGGATGAACGCGCGCGCCATCAAGTACCGCGAGCTCAACGCCATTCCTGCGAGCTGGGGCACGGCGGTCAACGTCCAGTCGATGGTGTTCGGCAATATGGGCGACACCTCCGCGACCGGCGTCGCCTTCACCCGCAACCCCTCGACCGGCGAGAACGCGCTCTATGGCGAGTTCCTGATCAACGCCCAGGGCGAGGATGTCGTCGCCGGCATCCGCACGCCGCAGGACATCACCGAGGCCGCGAAGAAGGAGGCGGGCTCCGACAAGCCGTCGATGGAGACGGCGATGCCGGAAGCCTATGCGGAGCTCTGCCGCATCTACGGCATCCTCGAGAAGCACTATCGCGACATGCAGGACATGGAGTTCACCATCCAGGAGGGCAAGCTCTGGATGCTGCAGACCCGTTCCGGCAAGCGCACCGCCAAGGCGGCGCTCAGGATCGCGGTCGATCTCGCCAGCGAAGGGCTGATCTCGGAGGAGGAGGCGGTCGGCCGCGTCGAGCCTTCCGCGCTCGACCAGCTCCTGCACCCGACGATCGACCCCAAGGCCGAGCGGCGCGTGCTGACCACCGGCCTGCCGGCCTCGCCCGGCGCCGCCGCCGGCGAGATCGTCTTCAACTCGGACGATGCGGAAGCCGCGAAGAAGGCCGGCCGCAAGGTCATCCTCGTGCGCGTCGAGACCTCGCCTGAGGACATCCACGGCATGCACGCCGCCGAGGGCATCCTGACCACGCGCGGCGGCATGACCTCGCATGCGGCGGTGGTGGCGCGCGGCATGGGCAAGCCCTGCGTCTCCGGCGCCGGCCAGATCCGCGTCGACTACGCCAGGGGCACGCTCGCGATCGGCCCGACGACGCTGAAGGCCGGCGACGTCCTCACCATCGACGGCGGCAACGGCCAGGTCCTGCTCGGCGAGGTCAGGATGCAGAAGCCGGAGCTTTCCGGCGAGTTCGCGACGCTGATGGGCTGGGCCGACAAGGTCCGCCGCCTCAAGGTCCGCGCCAATGCCGAGACGCCCGACGACGCCCGCACCGCGCGCGAATTCGGCGCCGAGGGCATCGGCTTGTGCCGCACCGAGCACATGTTCTTCGACGAGAGCCGCATCCAGTCGGTGCGCGAGATGATCCTCTCTTCCGACGACAGGGGCCGCCGCGCCGCGCTGGCCAAGCTCCTGCCGATGCAGCGCCAGGACTTCGTCCAGCTCTTCACCATCATGAGCGGGCTGCCGGTGACGATCCGCCTGCTCGATCCGCCGCTGCACGAGTTCCTGCCGCATGGCGAGAAGGAGATCGCCGAGGTCGCCGCCGCGCTCGGCGTCACGCCCGACGCGCTGAGGCAGCGCGCCGCCGAGCTGCACGAGTTCAACCCGATGCTCGGCTTCCGCGGCTGCCGCCTCGCGGTGGCCTTCCCGGAGATCGCCGAGATGCAGGCCCGCGCCATCTTCGAGGCGGCCGTGATCGCCGCCAGGGAGACCGGCAAGCCGGTGATCCCGGAGGTGATGGTGCCGCTCGTCATGGGCAAGCCCGAGCTCGATCTCGTCAAGGCGCGGATCGACGCCATGGCGAGCGCCGTGATCGCGGAGAGCGGCACGAAGATCGACTATCAGGTCGGTACCATGATCGAGCTGCCGCGCGCCGCGCTGCGCGCCGCCGAGATCGCCGGGAGCGCCGAGTTCTTCTCCTTCGGCACCAACGACCTGACGCAGACGACGCTCGGCATCTCGCGCGACGACGCCTCCTCCTTCCTCGGCTCCTACACCGCCAAGGGCATCCTGGAGGCCGACCCCTTCGTCACCATCGACCAGGACGGCGTCGGCGAACTGGTCAGGCTCGCCGCCGAGCGCGGCCGCAAGGCACGGGCCAACATCAAGCTCGGCATCTGCGGCGAGCATGGCGGCGATCCGGCCTCGATCGGCTTCTGCGAGAGCGTCGGCCTCGACTACGTCTCCTGCTCGCCCTTCCGCGTGCCGATCGCGCGTCTGGCGGCGGCGCAGGCCGCGCTGGGCGCGATCAAGCCGAAGGACGGCTGA
- a CDS encoding cold-shock protein, which yields MNKGTVKWFNATKGYGFITPENGGQDVFVHISAVERAGLRELRDGQVVSYELVADRKTGKTSAGNLVVA from the coding sequence ATGAACAAGGGCACCGTGAAGTGGTTCAACGCCACCAAGGGCTACGGCTTCATCACCCCTGAGAACGGCGGCCAGGACGTATTCGTCCACATCAGCGCCGTCGAGCGCGCCGGCCTGCGCGAGCTTCGCGACGGCCAGGTCGTCTCCTACGAGCTCGTCGCCGATCGCAAGACCGGCAAGACCTCGGCCGGCAACCTCGTCGTCGCCTAA